GCACCCACTAGTTATACTTTTTGACGGACCTATTTCAGTCCTTGATCCTGAAATGATCGGGAGAGGTTTTAAACGTCATTAAAGACCTTGCAAAAGAAAGGCATACAATGGGTGCGGTAACTCAGGAGATGGGCTCTGCAAGAGAAATAGGAGATCGTGTGCTCTTCATGGATGACTGCATCGTAGTAGAGAACGATACTTCCCAGGAAATCTTCTTAAATGTCCGGAATGAGAGGATAGTATCGCCTTTGAGTAAGGTTTGTAATGCAGTGTTTAATTTGATTTTTCTATTTTTTAAAAATAGCAACCTCTTAACTAGAATTTCAATCAGTTTTCATAAATTTTATGTAATAGTTTCTCTTAATTACCCATATTGTTATCGAGGCTAAAAAATGATAGAAACCCTGAAAGCCTATCTTGATCTTATTCGTGCTCATTTTCTTCCGGCATGGCCTCTGATCTCCTGCTCTGGATTGATGCTTGCTTTTGCAAATTATGGTGGTTTTTCATGGGAATTGACTCTCAAGGTGGCTCTGATGGGTCTGCTTGGGTTTGAGGCAGGTTTTATACTTAATGATTATGTGGACAGGAATAGAGACAGACTTGATGTGGAGAACACGCTCACAAGGTACTGGAGGCCTTTTAAAGAGAGACCCATCCCTTCAGGAAAAATTTCTTCAAAAAATGCCCTCCTGTTGTTTATTCTGCTTATAGCAGTCATTTCAGCCTTGATTTTCACGCTTCCCTATCCAAACTCTTTATATGTATTTGCAATTATGCTGTACTCTTACGGCATAGAGGCTTTTTACCAGGTAAAAAAGAGAAATCAGAGTTATCCGATTGCCCAGCTTTCGGGCAGGACGGACTTTACGCTTTTTCCGGCGGCAGGTTATCTCTGCTACGGGCAGCCGGACATAACCATGCTACTATATATGGTTTTTTTATATCCATGGACAATGGCTCACCTTGGATTAAACGACTTTATAGACCTGAAAAATGACCGGGCAAGAGGTATGAAATCCATAACCGTGCTCTATGGTGAGAAAGGGACGATATACTGGATTATAGGCTTTACAATCCTACATCTACTTGCAGGAGTTGTCTTTGTGAGGGAACTTGGAAATATTGTCCCTTATGGTTTTCTTGCAGGGTTTGTACTTCTTGCAGGATCAACCCTCTATCTCTGGAAAGAAAAAAGTCCAGCAACAGGCTTGAAAGTGCTTCCCCTTTTTCACGTAGCTCTGGTCACCTATGCGATTTCGATTATCCTTGACTTTATCTACTGAACCGAAAAAACTAACTCTGTAGAAAGGGAGCCTTGGAGTTTTCTTCTTTTCCTTCGCTCTTCTTTTTCAGTCTCTTTTCAGTTCTCTATCTAGTCTTTTTGCCTTTCATCTTGCTCTTTTCGACTCTTTGCCTGACCTTTTCTGCCTTTCTCAAGTAAGATTTTACTCTAAGACGGAAAGTCCACTTCTTCGGAGGGCGAAGCCCGACAGATGGGCTGAAAGCCGTCAACTTCATTATAGTAAGCTTTATAAAACCTATATATCTTTTCAAAATGTGTAATATAATATGTTAAAAGCCTACAAATACCGAATCGATCCTAATAAATAAAAAGAAATGAACAAACTAAGAAATCAATCTCAGGGTTTGATTTACAGTACAATTTAGCGCACGAAGTAAAACCTTCTCCTACGCCTCATGGAGTAGTTCCGTAACAAGATTAGAGTATAAAGCTGAATAGTTGGGAAAAACTGTTCTAAGGATAGGAAGATTTGAGCATCTTCTAAATTATGCAATGTTTATGGGTATCACAATTCTAATCTAACTTTGATGTTAGAGGGTGGATGTGTCCTGATTACAAAACAAAGTATGACAGAGACCAAAGTATGACAGAGACATAAATGCTGCAATCAATATCAAAAATTCTTTCTTCAAGATCAAAATCTTATAGTTATCTGACACCTGCGGAACGTAGGGGATGGGTTTGTGGACTTGCGAACAATGGTTCGAAGAACGAAGCAAGAAGGTCCTTCCTCGCTTTCATCAGAAAGCAGGAGAGTTAGTTCACGTCAGCAGGATAAATTACCAGGATAGGTGAACCGGATATGAGAATAGCAGTCTGTGGGAAAGGAGGTAGCGGAAAAAGTACGATTTCGGCTCTCCTGGCAAAGGAAATGGCAAAAACTAAAAACGTGCTCGTGCTTGACATTGATGAGTCAAATTATGGGCTGCATAGCCAGCTGGGAATGGCAGCTCCACGGGACCTTATGGAATATTTCGGAGGGAAGAAGGGCTTTAAGGAAAAGCTGAGGGCAGCTCCAAAAACCACCCAGTTCTGGGGGTTTGCAGCAAATGAAGGTACTTCTGGACAGCCGGTGCAACAGCAGTCCCGATTTTTTAAAAACAGGTGGGGTTTTTCTGACCTCCCACCGGAATTTGTTGAGGAAAAGGACGGGGTAAAGCTGATGGCGGTTGGTAAAATCCATGATTTCGGGGAGGGTTGCGCCTGCCCAATGGGAACACTGACGAGGGAGTTTCTTGAAAACCTGGATCTCGGGAAAGACGATATTGTTATCGTGGATACGGAGGCTGGCACCGAGCATTTCGGGCGCGGGGTTGATAAAGACTTTGACCTCATTCTTGTAGTCATTGATCCCTCTTACGAATCCTTAAAGCTCTCAAAGAAATTCGATGAATTTGGTGCTCAGTGCGGATGTAAAGTTTATTTTGTGCTTAATAAGGTTGAGCCGGATATAAGGGAGGAAATGCTGGCATCGGTAAACTGCGTGAATGTTGTGGCTGAAATCCCCGCAAAAAGAGAGATCTTTAAAGCGTCTCTGAAAGGTGAAGAACTTGATTTCGAACTGGATGAAATCAAAAAACTTGCAGCGTTCCTGGAAAAAATTGAGCTATTGTAACATTGAGACATTTATCCATCAGCCGGGCAGTAAGCGAACAATCTCTGGTTTCGTTACGCCCCTTTATTTTGTAAATTTTTTACTGGCGGCGATTAAATCCTGATCCTCTGTTGCTTCTTTTAACATCTCAAATCTACGGTTATCCGCACTGCATCATAGTCAACTATTGGCTTTTTATGCAGTATAAGGTCCTTTCTCTCTTCAAGTTCCATAAACTCGATTCCTTCCAGATACTTTACGTCATTTCTATAAACTTCGAATATTTCTCATTTTTTCCTGCCTGTTAACTGATCGCAAAAGAGGAATACTTCAGAGCACTTATCCGAAAGTATATTATTGATCGTGTTATTTCAATAATGCAAAAGTTTATCTTGTCTCGGGCAGCACGTCTATTACCGGGCTGTCCTTATTGAACTTCAAACTTATTAAACCTCAAATCTTATTGAAATTGCGCTAATATCATTGAGAAAATAATTGAATTTGCTGATGCAATAACAAAAAATATATTTAATTTGTTATAAAGCAGGATTTTCCCTGTTTAGATGCTGGAGATATGAATTATGACTATGCGTGAGTACATGCTTGGAAATGTGGCAATTGCCCGCGGACTCCTTGAAGGCGGCGTGCAGGTTATTGCAGGCTATCCCGGAACCCCCTCTTCGGAAATTATTGATACGCTTGCATGCCGGGAAGATCGGGATTACCATATAGAATGGTCGGTTAATGAAAAGGTTGCAATGGAAGTCGCAGTCGGAGCTGCCTGGGCAGGCGTCCGTTCTGTAGTGACAATGAAGCATGTCGGGTTAAATGTTGCAGCCGACCCTTTTATGACTCTTGCTTATGCAGGCACGAAAGGTGGGCTGATCGCAATTGTTGCCGATGACCCTTCCTGCCACTCCTCCCAGAACGAGCAGGATACCAGGCGCTATGCCCAGTTT
This region of Methanosarcina flavescens genomic DNA includes:
- a CDS encoding prenyltransferase; this encodes MIETLKAYLDLIRAHFLPAWPLISCSGLMLAFANYGGFSWELTLKVALMGLLGFEAGFILNDYVDRNRDRLDVENTLTRYWRPFKERPIPSGKISSKNALLLFILLIAVISALIFTLPYPNSLYVFAIMLYSYGIEAFYQVKKRNQSYPIAQLSGRTDFTLFPAAGYLCYGQPDITMLLYMVFLYPWTMAHLGLNDFIDLKNDRARGMKSITVLYGEKGTIYWIIGFTILHLLAGVVFVRELGNIVPYGFLAGFVLLAGSTLYLWKEKSPATGLKVLPLFHVALVTYAISIILDFIY
- a CDS encoding ATP-binding protein → MRIAVCGKGGSGKSTISALLAKEMAKTKNVLVLDIDESNYGLHSQLGMAAPRDLMEYFGGKKGFKEKLRAAPKTTQFWGFAANEGTSGQPVQQQSRFFKNRWGFSDLPPEFVEEKDGVKLMAVGKIHDFGEGCACPMGTLTREFLENLDLGKDDIVIVDTEAGTEHFGRGVDKDFDLILVVIDPSYESLKLSKKFDEFGAQCGCKVYFVLNKVEPDIREEMLASVNCVNVVAEIPAKREIFKASLKGEELDFELDEIKKLAAFLEKIELL